A portion of the Pseudomonas koreensis genome contains these proteins:
- a CDS encoding DUF1615 domain-containing protein, with amino-acid sequence MRLLITLGALLLLAGCASQRSNEPAPRPPAEVKAEIVRLLPAKTADRQGWATDIYAAFAAQGISTTTQNLCSVLAVAEQESTFQADPTVPGLGKIARDEIDRRAAKVHIPGLLVSGALQVRSPNGKTYSERLNAARSEKELSAIFDDFIGMVPMGRTLFGGFNPVHTGGPMQVSIEFAEEHAKDYPYPVDGTIRREVFSRRGGMYFGIAHLLGYPVNYREPLYRFADFNAGWYASRNAAFQNAVSRASGIPLTLDGDLIRYDSIMPGSTELAVRTLGKSLGMRNPTIRDQLEKGKTLEFEETKLYQRVFELAERAEGKALPRALLPGIVLQSPKITRKLTTAWFAKRVDERYKRCMAKAG; translated from the coding sequence ATGCGATTACTCATTACTCTCGGCGCCTTGCTACTGCTCGCCGGTTGCGCCAGCCAGCGCAGCAACGAACCGGCACCGCGCCCGCCGGCCGAAGTGAAAGCGGAAATCGTCCGCCTGCTGCCGGCAAAAACCGCCGACCGTCAGGGCTGGGCCACGGACATCTACGCTGCGTTTGCCGCACAAGGCATCAGCACCACCACGCAGAATCTGTGTTCGGTACTGGCTGTGGCCGAGCAGGAGTCGACTTTCCAGGCCGACCCGACGGTGCCCGGGCTGGGCAAGATCGCCCGCGATGAAATCGATCGCCGCGCCGCCAAGGTGCACATCCCCGGCCTGCTGGTCAGCGGTGCTTTGCAGGTGCGCTCGCCGAATGGTAAGACCTACAGCGAACGCCTGAATGCCGCGCGCAGTGAAAAGGAGCTGAGCGCGATTTTCGACGACTTCATCGGCATGGTGCCGATGGGCCGTACGCTGTTCGGCGGCTTCAACCCGGTGCACACCGGCGGGCCGATGCAGGTCAGCATCGAATTCGCCGAGGAGCACGCCAAGGATTATCCGTACCCGGTGGACGGCACGATCCGCCGTGAAGTGTTCAGCCGGCGCGGCGGCATGTATTTCGGCATCGCCCATTTGCTCGGTTACCCGGTGAACTACCGTGAGCCGCTGTATCGCTTCGCCGATTTCAATGCTGGCTGGTACGCCAGCCGCAATGCGGCGTTTCAGAACGCGGTCAGCCGCGCGTCCGGCATTCCGCTGACCCTGGACGGCGACCTGATTCGCTACGATTCGATCATGCCCGGCAGTACTGAACTGGCGGTGCGCACCCTCGGCAAGTCGCTGGGCATGCGCAACCCGACGATTCGCGATCAACTGGAGAAGGGCAAAACCCTGGAATTCGAAGAGACGAAACTCTATCAGCGTGTGTTCGAACTGGCTGAGCGGGCCGAAGGCAAGGCGCTACCGCGTGCGCTATTGCCGGGAATCGTGCTGCAGAGTCCGAAGATCACCCGCAAACTCACCACAGCCTGGTTTGCCAAGCGCGTGGACGAGCGCTACAAGCGCTGCATGGCCAAGGCCGGATAA
- a CDS encoding ABC transporter permease — protein sequence MFTLSPLGQRRVAQFKANRRGRWSMWLFIGLCLICFGGELIANDKPLVIRYHDAFYFPILSDYLETDFGGELPFQPDYASSYVHKLIEDQGGWMLFPPIPFSYDTVNYDLTEPAPSPPSSSNWLGTDDQARDVLARVIFGTRISILFALILTAISALIGILAGALQGYYGGWVDLLGQRVLEIWSGLPVLYLLIILSGFVSPGFWWLLGIMALFSWLALVDVVRAEFLRGRNLEYVKAARALGLTDSELMRRHILPNAMTSTLTYLPFILTGAIATLTALDFLGFGMPAGTASLGELIGQAKRNLQAPWLGLTAFFALALILSLLVFIGEACRDAFDPRS from the coding sequence ATGTTCACACTGTCGCCTCTGGGCCAGCGCCGCGTCGCGCAATTCAAGGCCAACCGCCGTGGGCGCTGGTCAATGTGGCTGTTTATCGGCCTGTGCCTGATCTGCTTCGGTGGCGAGCTGATCGCCAACGACAAGCCGCTGGTGATTCGTTATCACGACGCTTTCTACTTTCCGATCCTCAGCGATTACCTGGAAACCGATTTCGGCGGCGAGCTGCCGTTTCAACCAGATTACGCCAGCAGCTATGTTCACAAACTGATCGAGGATCAGGGCGGCTGGATGCTGTTTCCGCCGATCCCGTTCAGCTACGACACGGTCAATTACGACCTCACCGAACCGGCGCCCAGCCCGCCGTCATCGAGCAATTGGCTGGGCACCGATGATCAGGCTCGCGATGTTCTGGCGCGGGTGATTTTCGGCACACGGATTTCCATTCTGTTCGCGCTGATCCTCACCGCCATCAGCGCGTTGATCGGCATTCTCGCCGGGGCTTTACAGGGATATTACGGCGGCTGGGTCGACTTGCTCGGGCAGCGCGTACTGGAAATCTGGTCGGGGTTGCCGGTGCTGTACCTGCTGATCATTCTGTCCGGCTTCGTCTCGCCGGGTTTCTGGTGGCTACTGGGGATCATGGCGCTGTTTTCCTGGCTGGCGCTGGTCGATGTGGTGCGCGCCGAGTTTCTTCGTGGACGCAATCTGGAGTACGTGAAAGCCGCGCGGGCGCTGGGCCTGACCGACAGCGAACTGATGCGCCGGCACATTCTGCCGAACGCGATGACCTCCACCCTCACCTACCTGCCGTTCATTCTCACCGGCGCCATCGCCACTCTGACCGCGCTGGATTTTCTCGGCTTCGGCATGCCCGCCGGCACCGCGTCGCTGGGCGAGTTGATCGGCCAGGCCAAACGCAATCTGCAGGCACCGTGGCTGGGGCTGACGGCGTTTTTTGCCCTGGCGTTGATCCTGTCTTTGTTGGTTTTCATCGGTGAAGCGTGCCGAGATGCCTTTGATCCGAGGAGCTGA
- a CDS encoding DUF3455 domain-containing protein, whose amino-acid sequence MNITQLIGFTGLLAFTATTFAQSSYPDAIKVPDGHKIALETTGVGEITYECRDKPNMAGQTEWTFVGPKAVLNDRSGKQVGTYFGPPATWQAKDGSKVTGTQLAVAPSSPRNLPYQLVKANPAEGKGAMTGVSYIQRVALKGGVAPGSECTMANKGKQEMVKYQADYIFWAAN is encoded by the coding sequence ATGAACATCACCCAGCTGATTGGCTTCACCGGTTTGCTCGCCTTCACCGCGACCACCTTCGCCCAGAGCAGTTATCCCGACGCGATCAAGGTGCCGGACGGGCACAAGATTGCCCTGGAAACCACCGGGGTTGGCGAGATCACCTACGAATGCCGCGACAAACCCAATATGGCCGGGCAGACCGAGTGGACCTTTGTCGGCCCGAAAGCGGTGCTCAATGATCGCAGCGGCAAACAGGTCGGCACCTATTTCGGCCCGCCTGCTACCTGGCAAGCCAAGGACGGTTCGAAAGTCACCGGCACACAACTGGCCGTGGCGCCGTCGAGCCCGCGAAACCTGCCCTATCAACTGGTCAAGGCCAATCCGGCCGAGGGCAAAGGCGCGATGACCGGGGTCAGCTACATCCAGCGTGTTGCGCTCAAGGGCGGCGTGGCGCCGGGCAGCGAATGCACGATGGCGAACAAGGGCAAGCAGGAAATGGTGAAGTACCAGGCGGATTATATTTTCTGGGCGGCGAACTGA
- a CDS encoding phage infection protein — protein sequence MKRQTLLSIAFSVFAVNAFAATPAHTMIAEGGSDKLIESRLAEGGSDRLIERRVAEGGADRLIERRVAEGGADRLIERRVAEGGADRLIERRVAEGGADRLIERRVAEGGADRLIERRVAEGGADRLIERRVAEGGSDRLIERRVA from the coding sequence ATGAAACGCCAGACTCTTCTCAGCATCGCCTTCTCGGTTTTTGCAGTAAACGCTTTCGCCGCCACTCCGGCGCACACCATGATCGCCGAGGGCGGTTCGGACAAACTGATTGAAAGCCGTCTGGCTGAAGGCGGTTCGGATCGCCTGATCGAACGCCGTGTTGCTGAAGGTGGCGCTGATCGTCTGATCGAACGCCGTGTTGCCGAAGGTGGTGCTGATCGTCTGATCGAACGCCGTGTTGCTGAAGGTGGCGCTGATCGTCTGATCGAACGCCGCGTTGCCGAAGGTGGTGCTGATCGTCTGATCGAACGCCGCGTTGCTGAAGGTGGTGCTGATCGTCTGATCGAACGTCGCGTTGCTGAAGGTGGCGCTGATCGCCTGATCGAACGCCGCGTTGCCGAAGGTGGTTCGGATCGCCTGATCGAACGCCGCGTTGCCTGA
- a CDS encoding sigma-70 family RNA polymerase sigma factor, which produces MPLAESVFDYEARLAACARGERAALRDLYVQEGPRLLGVAKRLVRDTALAEDIVHEAFIKIWNGAAGFDPARGSARGWMFSVARHLALNQLRKQSRETPFSEEHEAAAPDEAVDVHSARIHRCLEQLEPQRRSCILHAYVDGYSHAQISARLDTPLGTVKAWIKRSLNALRECMG; this is translated from the coding sequence ATGCCTTTAGCCGAATCCGTTTTCGATTACGAAGCCCGCCTCGCTGCCTGTGCCCGGGGAGAGCGCGCGGCTCTGCGCGATCTGTATGTGCAGGAAGGCCCGCGCTTGCTCGGCGTAGCCAAGCGATTGGTGCGCGATACGGCGCTGGCAGAGGACATTGTGCATGAGGCGTTCATCAAGATCTGGAACGGCGCCGCCGGGTTCGACCCGGCGCGCGGGTCGGCGCGGGGCTGGATGTTCAGCGTGGCCCGGCATCTGGCCTTGAATCAGCTGCGCAAGCAAAGTCGGGAAACGCCGTTCAGCGAAGAACATGAGGCCGCCGCGCCTGATGAGGCGGTCGATGTTCACTCGGCTCGCATTCATCGCTGCCTCGAACAACTGGAACCGCAGCGGCGCAGCTGCATCCTCCACGCCTACGTCGACGGTTACAGCCACGCGCAGATATCCGCGCGCCTCGACACGCCGCTGGGCACGGTCAAAGCGTGGATCAAGCGCAGCCTCAATGCTTTGCGGGAGTGCATGGGATGA
- a CDS encoding microcin C ABC transporter permease YejB — MLRYLSRRLLLIIPTLLCILVVNFLIVQAAPGGPVEQAIARLQGFGGHSMGGGGEVAAVGGAGRSSRGLDPALIEEIKHHYGFDKPLHERLWLLLKNYAQLDLGNSFFRGAKVTDLIVQKLPVSLSLGLWATLITYLISIPLGIRKAIRNGSAFDVWSSTAIIVGYAMPAFLFAILLIVVFAGGSYVNWFPVQGLVSDNFDSLGTLGKVGDYLWHLVLPVTALVIGGFATLTILTKNSFLNEISRQYVVTARAKGLTERRVLYGHVFRNAMLLVVAGVPSALIEVFFAGSLLIETIFNLDGLGRMSYEAAVSRDYPVVFGALFLFTLFGLLIKLIGDLCYTLLDPRIDFSARTA, encoded by the coding sequence ATGCTGCGTTATCTGAGTCGCCGTTTGCTGCTGATCATCCCTACGCTGCTGTGCATTCTGGTGGTGAATTTTCTTATCGTGCAGGCCGCGCCCGGCGGGCCGGTGGAACAAGCCATCGCCCGCCTGCAAGGCTTCGGCGGGCACAGCATGGGCGGTGGCGGCGAAGTTGCGGCGGTCGGGGGTGCCGGGCGCAGCAGCCGAGGTCTGGATCCGGCGCTGATCGAAGAAATCAAACACCATTACGGCTTCGACAAACCGCTGCACGAACGTCTATGGCTGCTGCTGAAAAACTACGCGCAACTGGATCTGGGCAACAGCTTCTTTCGCGGCGCCAAGGTCACCGACCTGATCGTGCAGAAACTGCCGGTGTCGTTGTCGCTGGGCCTGTGGGCGACGTTGATCACCTACCTGATTTCGATCCCGCTGGGCATTCGCAAGGCAATCAGAAACGGCAGCGCCTTCGATGTCTGGAGCAGCACCGCAATCATCGTCGGCTATGCGATGCCGGCGTTTCTCTTCGCCATTCTGTTGATCGTGGTGTTCGCCGGGGGCAGCTACGTCAATTGGTTTCCGGTGCAGGGGCTGGTGTCGGACAACTTCGACAGCCTCGGCACATTGGGCAAGGTCGGCGATTATCTCTGGCACCTGGTGCTGCCGGTTACTGCGCTGGTGATCGGCGGTTTCGCCACGCTGACGATCCTGACCAAGAACAGCTTTCTCAACGAGATCAGTCGCCAGTACGTGGTCACCGCACGAGCCAAGGGCCTGACCGAGAGGCGCGTGCTTTACGGCCATGTGTTTCGCAACGCCATGCTGCTGGTGGTGGCCGGCGTGCCGTCGGCGCTGATCGAAGTGTTTTTCGCCGGCTCCCTGCTGATCGAAACCATCTTCAATCTCGATGGCCTCGGGCGCATGAGCTACGAAGCGGCGGTGTCACGGGATTATCCGGTGGTGTTCGGCGCGCTGTTTCTGTTCACCCTGTTCGGCCTGCTGATCAAGCTGATCGGCGACCTCTGCTACACCCTGCTCGACCCGCGCATCGATTTCTCGGCGAGGACTGCCTGA
- a CDS encoding ABC transporter ATP-binding protein, producing MQDNLIEIRDLRVAFAGQEVVHGVNLDIRRGECLALVGESGSGKSVTAHSILRLLPGKSVSSSGAIRYSGVDLLHASEQQMRGLRGNRIAMIFQEPMTSLNPLHTVEKQISEVLEIHKGLKGRAARARTLELLELVGIHQPLQRLKAYPHQLSGGQRQRVMIAMALANEPELLIADEPTTALDVTVQQKILELLIELQQRLGMSLLLISHDLNLVRRIAQRVCVMRQGEIVEQADCETLFRAPQDPYSRLLIEAEPSGVPVPSEYEHNLLEVDDLKVWFPLPKKFFSRQQDYIKAVDGVSFTLQRGKTLGIVGESGSGKSTLGQAILRLVESEGDIRFGNKQLSLLNQRLMRPLRRQIQVVFQDPFGSLSPRMSVQQIIAEGLLTHGIGSEAEREAAVIRVLEEVGLDPQSRHRYPHEFSGGQRQRISIARALVLEPALILLDEPTSALDRTVQKQVVELLRQLQIRHGLTYLFISHDLAVVHALAHDLMVIKDGKVVEQGSSREIFAAPQHPYTQELLKASGLKPYREPCGSEPGRECGASVT from the coding sequence ATGCAAGACAACCTGATTGAAATTCGCGACCTGCGCGTGGCCTTCGCCGGGCAGGAAGTGGTGCACGGTGTGAACCTCGACATTCGCCGTGGCGAGTGTCTGGCGCTGGTCGGTGAATCCGGCTCGGGCAAGTCGGTGACGGCGCATTCGATCCTGCGTCTGCTCCCGGGCAAGAGCGTTAGCAGCAGCGGCGCGATTCGCTATAGCGGCGTAGATTTGCTGCACGCCAGCGAACAGCAGATGCGCGGTCTGCGGGGCAATCGCATTGCGATGATCTTCCAGGAGCCGATGACCTCGCTGAACCCGTTGCACACGGTGGAAAAACAGATCAGCGAAGTGCTGGAAATCCACAAGGGCCTCAAGGGCCGCGCCGCTCGTGCACGGACGCTCGAGCTGCTGGAACTGGTTGGTATTCACCAACCGTTACAGCGTCTGAAAGCCTATCCGCATCAGCTCTCCGGCGGTCAGCGGCAACGGGTGATGATCGCCATGGCGCTGGCCAACGAGCCGGAACTGCTGATTGCCGATGAGCCGACCACGGCGCTGGACGTGACCGTGCAACAGAAGATTCTCGAACTGCTGATCGAACTGCAGCAGCGCCTCGGCATGTCGTTGTTGCTGATCAGTCACGACCTCAATCTGGTACGGCGCATTGCTCAGCGGGTGTGCGTGATGCGTCAAGGCGAGATCGTTGAACAGGCCGACTGCGAAACGCTGTTTCGTGCGCCGCAGGATCCCTACAGTCGTTTGTTGATCGAAGCTGAGCCGAGCGGCGTGCCGGTGCCCAGTGAATACGAGCACAATCTGTTGGAAGTCGATGACTTGAAGGTGTGGTTTCCCCTGCCGAAAAAATTCTTCAGCCGCCAGCAGGATTACATCAAAGCGGTGGACGGGGTCAGTTTCACCCTGCAACGCGGCAAGACCCTGGGCATTGTCGGCGAGTCGGGTTCGGGCAAGTCGACGCTGGGGCAGGCGATCCTGCGACTGGTCGAATCAGAGGGCGATATCCGGTTCGGCAACAAGCAATTGAGCCTGCTCAATCAGCGCCTGATGCGCCCGTTGCGCCGGCAGATTCAAGTGGTGTTCCAGGACCCGTTCGGCAGCCTCAGCCCGCGCATGTCGGTGCAGCAGATCATTGCCGAAGGCCTGCTGACCCATGGCATCGGCAGCGAGGCCGAGCGTGAAGCAGCGGTGATCCGCGTGCTTGAGGAAGTCGGCCTCGATCCGCAGAGCCGCCATCGTTACCCACACGAGTTTTCCGGCGGCCAGCGCCAGCGCATCTCCATCGCCCGCGCACTGGTGCTGGAACCGGCGCTGATCCTGCTCGACGAACCGACCTCGGCGCTGGATCGAACGGTGCAGAAACAGGTGGTGGAGTTGTTGCGCCAGTTGCAGATCAGGCACGGGCTGACTTATCTGTTCATCAGCCATGATCTGGCGGTGGTGCATGCGCTGGCGCATGACTTGATGGTGATCAAGGATGGCAAGGTGGTTGAACAAGGATCGTCGCGCGAGATCTTCGCCGCGCCGCAACATCCGTACACCCAAGAGTTACTGAAAGCCTCGGGCCTCAAGCCTTACAGAGAGCCTTGTGGGAGCGAGCCTGGTCGCGAATGCGGTGCGTCAGTCACATAA
- a CDS encoding extracellular solute-binding protein has product MIFLRNMAGLLLGSALLCFGASALAAGSHALTVYGEAPKYPAGFKHFDFVNADAPKGGSLSRASMEIGQYNYITPYADQGISVVQINDWVYAPLAFRSLDEPYTVYALVAQQIERDPEGLWVRFTLNPKARFADGTPITAEDVRYTFNLLMTKGSLSYRQQYADVQDVLVEGPRQVRFTFKNNLNRTLALDLATLRVLPEHWWKTRDFANGGGFEPPLGSGPYRVSKVDAGRSISFQRDPDWWGKDLPVSRGMYNFDSLTVNFYGDTDVARQLLQAGAFDYNREFSSSGYVVGYDSPALRDGRLQQAILAPDKPTAAQGFVFNLQNPIFQDRRVRQAISLLWDFEWTNKQMMRGFYVRQNSFWPKSEMAATALPDAEELKILEPLRGQVPDEVFTTVYQAPKTDGSGYIRDKQLQALKLLAEAGWTAQHNRLVNAAGEPLEFTFLDGQGGFDRMLLPFKRTLAQIGITLNLRRIDSAQYINRLNARDYDMIVCAFPRSGDPIVSPGRELYSLYGSQSATQVGSSNAMVLADSAVDQLLDGLVQANSREAMVHYARALDRVLQWGYYMIPNYYSKGTPTVYQNRFGMPPVQPAYDEGLNTWWEVSARPLTTQQMSAQLAGGQ; this is encoded by the coding sequence ATGATTTTTTTGCGCAACATGGCGGGCCTGCTGCTCGGCAGTGCGCTGCTGTGCTTCGGGGCGTCGGCGCTGGCCGCCGGCAGTCACGCGCTGACGGTGTACGGCGAGGCGCCGAAGTATCCGGCCGGCTTCAAGCATTTCGATTTCGTCAACGCCGACGCACCCAAGGGCGGGTCGCTCAGCCGTGCGTCGATGGAGATCGGTCAGTACAACTACATCACGCCATACGCCGATCAGGGCATTTCCGTGGTGCAGATCAATGACTGGGTATACGCGCCGCTGGCGTTCCGTTCGCTGGATGAGCCCTACACGGTTTACGCTCTGGTTGCGCAGCAGATCGAACGCGACCCGGAAGGTTTGTGGGTGCGCTTCACCCTCAACCCCAAGGCACGTTTTGCCGACGGCACGCCGATCACCGCCGAAGACGTGCGCTACACCTTCAACCTGCTGATGACCAAGGGCAGCCTGAGCTATCGCCAGCAATATGCCGACGTGCAGGACGTGCTGGTCGAAGGCCCGCGACAGGTGCGTTTCACCTTCAAGAACAACCTCAATCGCACCCTCGCGCTGGATCTGGCGACGCTGCGCGTGCTGCCCGAGCATTGGTGGAAAACCCGTGACTTCGCCAATGGCGGCGGTTTCGAGCCACCGCTGGGCAGCGGCCCGTACCGGGTGAGCAAGGTCGACGCCGGGCGCAGCATCAGTTTCCAGCGCGATCCGGACTGGTGGGGCAAGGACCTGCCGGTGAGTCGCGGCATGTACAACTTCGACAGCCTGACGGTGAATTTCTACGGTGACACCGACGTCGCTCGCCAACTGCTGCAGGCCGGTGCGTTCGACTACAACCGCGAGTTCTCCTCGTCCGGATACGTGGTCGGCTACGACAGCCCGGCGTTGCGCGACGGTCGCTTGCAGCAGGCGATTCTGGCGCCGGACAAACCCACGGCGGCGCAGGGCTTTGTGTTCAATCTGCAAAACCCGATCTTCCAGGATCGCCGCGTGCGTCAGGCGATCAGCCTGCTGTGGGATTTCGAGTGGACCAACAAGCAGATGATGCGCGGCTTTTACGTGCGCCAGAACAGCTTCTGGCCGAAGAGTGAAATGGCCGCCACCGCGCTACCTGATGCCGAAGAATTGAAGATCCTCGAACCGCTGCGAGGGCAAGTCCCCGACGAGGTCTTCACCACGGTGTATCAGGCGCCGAAAACCGATGGCAGCGGCTACATCCGCGACAAGCAACTGCAAGCCTTGAAGCTGCTCGCCGAGGCTGGCTGGACGGCGCAACACAATCGCCTGGTCAACGCTGCGGGCGAGCCGCTGGAATTCACCTTTCTCGACGGTCAGGGCGGCTTCGATCGCATGCTGCTGCCGTTCAAACGCACCCTCGCGCAGATCGGTATCACGCTCAATCTGCGACGGATCGATTCGGCGCAATACATCAACCGTCTCAACGCCCGCGATTACGACATGATCGTCTGCGCTTTCCCGCGCAGTGGCGATCCGATCGTCTCCCCGGGCCGCGAGTTGTACAGCCTGTATGGCTCGCAAAGTGCCACGCAAGTCGGCAGCTCGAACGCGATGGTGCTGGCCGATTCGGCGGTCGATCAACTGCTCGACGGGTTGGTCCAGGCCAACAGCCGCGAAGCCATGGTGCATTACGCCCGCGCTCTCGACCGGGTGCTGCAATGGGGTTACTACATGATTCCCAACTACTACTCCAAAGGCACGCCGACGGTGTATCAGAACCGTTTCGGCATGCCGCCCGTACAACCGGCGTACGACGAAGGCCTCAACACCTGGTGGGAAGTCTCGGCCAGGCCCCTGACGACTCAGCAAATGAGCGCTCAGCTAGCGGGGGGGCAGTGA
- a CDS encoding anti-sigma factor produces MTGESAQERDELAGEYVLGTLSFEQRIEVQRRLPDEPELRAAVDAWERRLLELTDLTEPQQPSAQLWPRIERSLERLTVSKPLTSWWNLLPLWRGLSAAGLAATLMLGTILLTQTAPKPSYLVVLVAPQDKAPGWVIQASNAREIQLIPLGVVDVPADKALEFWTKADGWSGPVSLGLVKPGQALSVPLDKLPPLQPNQLFELTLEGANGSPIGKPTGPIQAIGRAVKVL; encoded by the coding sequence ATGACCGGCGAATCAGCGCAGGAACGGGATGAACTGGCCGGCGAATACGTGCTCGGCACGCTGTCGTTCGAGCAGCGCATCGAAGTGCAACGGCGCTTGCCCGACGAGCCCGAATTGCGTGCAGCCGTGGATGCCTGGGAGCGGCGCCTGCTGGAGCTGACCGATCTGACCGAACCTCAGCAACCGTCGGCGCAGCTGTGGCCTCGCATCGAGCGCAGTCTCGAACGGCTGACGGTGAGCAAACCGCTGACCTCCTGGTGGAACCTGCTGCCGCTGTGGCGCGGTCTGAGCGCCGCCGGGCTGGCGGCGACCTTGATGCTCGGCACGATCCTGCTGACCCAGACTGCGCCTAAACCGAGTTATCTGGTGGTGCTGGTGGCGCCGCAGGACAAGGCGCCGGGCTGGGTGATTCAGGCGAGCAATGCACGTGAGATCCAGTTGATTCCGCTGGGCGTGGTCGACGTGCCGGCGGACAAGGCGCTGGAATTCTGGACCAAGGCTGACGGCTGGTCGGGGCCGGTGTCGTTGGGCCTGGTCAAACCGGGGCAGGCGTTGTCGGTGCCGCTGGACAAACTGCCGCCGCTGCAACCCAACCAGCTGTTTGAGCTGACGCTGGAAGGCGCCAACGGCTCGCCGATCGGCAAGCCGACCGGGCCGATTCAGGCGATCGGGCGTGCGGTGAAGGTGCTCTGA